Genomic DNA from Desulfobulbaceae bacterium:
GCCAGTGCTGTGCCAATGAGATAGATACCATTCTCCATCATTAGGTAACCGATAACCTGGGTAATCGCTTTTCTTCTGGCCATCATCAAAAAAAGGCCTGCAGCTAAGGTAGTTATTGCGGTGATCATCAGTAATGCGTGATTGCCGGGAAGATTGAGGTGGAGACGATCGGTTATAAATGCTGAGGCGATGATCATTACCAGTCCGGCAAACAGCGAGGCGTGATAGCCAATAATAGGTTCGACTTCTCGCCGCATTGAAACTTTTTTAATTGCCATATAGAGCATGCCTGGAATAAGCATGCCTTTTACCAGTAGCATGATCTGCAGC
This window encodes:
- a CDS encoding hydrogenase, whose amino-acid sequence is MINLADALLAFVLLSVLLSLSSNRMMGLVNIMTLQGIVVSLVPLFLEHHQDIETSSLLMLQIMLLVKGMLIPGMLYMAIKKVSMRREVEPIIGYHASLFAGLVMIIASAFITDRLHLNLPGNHALLMITAITTLAAGLFLMMARRKAITQVIGYLMMENGIYLIGTALAKETHTMYVVEFGVLLDLLVGIMVMGIVINNISRTFDDVDTSHLAQLKD